From the Pyrobaculum sp. 3827-6 genome, the window CAAGTACAAAGAGGCGGAGGAGGCGGCTAAGCCATGAACTACTACGACAAGACACTTGCGCTGTTCGGCTTGTCGCTCTTGGCGATAGCCATACTAGCCAAGGCGTATCCGCCTCTGGCCCTTCTAGCCGTACTGCCGGTGCTGGCGTGGGGTGAGGAGGTGCTGGTGTGGATATACACGCGGGTTGCCCCTCTGGAGCCTGTGAGAGTGCTCTACGAGGAGCCGGGCGTCAAGGCGGCGTACGACCCCCGCCGCAGGCTGTACCACATATTCTGGGCGGCTGAGCCGGTGCTGTCGGTGTACGGCATAGAGGCGGCTCCACGCCTCCACGAGCTCTACTCAAAGCTTTCGCTTAAGAGCTGGGAGTGGGTAACCTACATCGTCGTCGGGGAGATGAAGTACATACGGTACACCGCCAAGCGCCTCGCGCCGGACCGCGTGAGGCAGGTGGAGCAGGTGCTGGGGGAGTACTTCGTGCTGAGGAGGGTGAGGCCCTGGATATCCAGCTCCCAGAAGCCTCCGGCGGCGTGGCCCTACGCCACGTCGCTGGCGTTCTTCCTACTGGCCCTCGTGTCCAGCGGCTGGTTTCTGCTGGTGATACCGCTGTGGCTGTTTGTATACAGACGGGTGAGGAGGTGGCACCGGGAGCCCCTCCTCACAGCCGCCGTGTCTCACATGTCCAGAGCCTCGGCGCTACCCGCTTCTAGGGACATGTTGGAGACAATGGCGTCGGCGGAGGCCACCGCATTCGCAGACATGTCTAAGTGGGCCGTGGCATTCACAGACTGGAGCCCGGGGGAGGTCCAGAAGAAATTCGTCAAGGCCTACGAGGGTAGGGACACGGGCAAGCGCCTTATTAGAATCAGGGAGCTGTCAGAGTTCATAGACAGGATGGCTAGGTACAACGAGAGGCCCGTCAAGATATACCCATTTGGTAGCAAAGACCTCCACTCCATATACATGACGCAGGACTGGATCGCGGCGTACGACTTCTGGACGCTGAGGAACGGGGTGAAGGCCCTCAGCCACGACTTGGCTAGGTTCCCGGTGTTCTACGGCGGCACCACCATGGCTGTGGGTAGGAGGCTTGAGCTTGGCCTCGACAGATTCGGCCGGCCCGTCGGCATAGACATAGACGCCCTACCCACGGCGCATGCAGTGATTATAGGCGCCTCTGGCACCGGCAAGTCGTGGACGGTTGGGACTTGGGCCCTGAAGCTTGCCGACCTCGGCGTAGAGCTCGTCATCATCGACCCCCACGGAGACTACAGACAGCTGGCGAAGCTACTCGGCGCCAGGGTAGTAGACGTGCCGAGGGAGCTACCCAAGGGCGTCCTCACTCTTTCGAAAAACAAGTACTTCAGACGCCTCCTGGAGGAGTTTAGTGTGGAGGTGGTGAGGGGTGAGGGTGGCGAGGTGGACGTGGCCGCCACGTTGGCTAGGCTGTACCCGTCTGAGTTTGTGGAGGTGGGTGGCGGCCATGTGGTCTACGCCATGGACGCCGTGGCCGAGGACGAGGAGATGCTGGCCTTCTACCTCTCCCTCCTCTTGATATACCACTACGCCCTCCTCGCGGGTCAGAGACACGAAAAGCTGAGGACCGTCGTTATAGTAGACGAGGCGCGGCTGGTGGGCTCCACAGTGGCGATAAACGCGTTGGGGGAGATCGAGTCTACGGCGCTTCGCAAGGTGAAGACGTACGCCATGGGTGGGAGGAAGTGGGGCTTCTCCATTTGGCTCATAGTGCAGGCACACGACGACATACCCCGCAAGGTGCTGAAGAACGCCGCCTTTGTCGTCGTCTTCTCCGGCAACTACATCTACCTGGCTGACACCGTGGCGGAGCTGAGGCTTACCAGGTCGGATGAGAACTACCTACAGACGTCAGTGACGCCGAGGGAGTCCACGGCGCTTGAAAGAAGGCCCTACTCAATGGGGGTGTTAATAGTCGGCACTAGGGGGATGAAGTACTACATGAAGATACCGCTGGACATGCGGCTGAAGGCATGAAGGCGTTGAACAAAGCGGCGCCTCCGCCAGCGCTATGACCGATCCGAGGGAGGTCTGCGTGAGGAGGCCCGACCTCTGCGGTGAGACCCAGACCCTGGCCAGAGATGAGGCGCGCGGCACCGGCACAGTGGACATGGCCGAATACCTAAGAAAAATACTCGGAGGAGACGGCTCCCGCCTGCAGACCCCGGCCGCGCCTAGGGAGCCTCCCGCCGGCTTCGAGGCTGACGTCCCGGAGCCCGGCGTCGTGGCCAGCACGCCGCCACCGCCTCCGCCTCCCGTGGAGCCCGGCTGGGTTCTGCCGATTAGGCAGAGGGTGCTCTTCCTCTCGGTGTACTGGCTCCCGGTGAACGAGCCGTACGCCCGCCTAGGCGACGTGGTTGTTATTAAATCGCCGCAGGAGGTCTACCTGCTGAGGAGGGTGAAGAGGGCGGATAGGTGGACTGAGCCGGACTACCGCTTCTACATCGCCGGCGGTGTGGAGAGGCAACTGTGTGCCTACGGCTTCGTACTTAGGGGCTCCATCGAGCACATCGCCCAGCTGTTTAGGTCGGGGGG encodes:
- a CDS encoding helicase HerA domain-containing protein; protein product: MNYYDKTLALFGLSLLAIAILAKAYPPLALLAVLPVLAWGEEVLVWIYTRVAPLEPVRVLYEEPGVKAAYDPRRRLYHIFWAAEPVLSVYGIEAAPRLHELYSKLSLKSWEWVTYIVVGEMKYIRYTAKRLAPDRVRQVEQVLGEYFVLRRVRPWISSSQKPPAAWPYATSLAFFLLALVSSGWFLLVIPLWLFVYRRVRRWHREPLLTAAVSHMSRASALPASRDMLETMASAEATAFADMSKWAVAFTDWSPGEVQKKFVKAYEGRDTGKRLIRIRELSEFIDRMARYNERPVKIYPFGSKDLHSIYMTQDWIAAYDFWTLRNGVKALSHDLARFPVFYGGTTMAVGRRLELGLDRFGRPVGIDIDALPTAHAVIIGASGTGKSWTVGTWALKLADLGVELVIIDPHGDYRQLAKLLGARVVDVPRELPKGVLTLSKNKYFRRLLEEFSVEVVRGEGGEVDVAATLARLYPSEFVEVGGGHVVYAMDAVAEDEEMLAFYLSLLLIYHYALLAGQRHEKLRTVVIVDEARLVGSTVAINALGEIESTALRKVKTYAMGGRKWGFSIWLIVQAHDDIPRKVLKNAAFVVVFSGNYIYLADTVAELRLTRSDENYLQTSVTPRESTALERRPYSMGVLIVGTRGMKYYMKIPLDMRLKA